Proteins from a single region of Runella sp. SP2:
- a CDS encoding AGE family epimerase/isomerase has protein sequence MNLLLYAQQYREDLLQRIVPFWLDFAIDRVNGGYFCVLSNKGEVISTDKWMAWHGQQAWAFAKLYQTEPRPAFLDYARQGADFLLQYATDAKENWWESVDITGRGVAEVKDTQVEAAACAAWGILYNITEDEVYAEAAKKSLTKAVRKREKRLQKYIDEPISGRHLKQIGELSALARALMAAKNCLSEKAFRERGEALLSELMKHFWEPRADILLENVFPEGGYSDCLLGRRIHAGRVFEAFNSFYELTYSLNKRQIRRQLAQHIAYLAETTWDEAYGGYYHWLDVKSLPATEPDAYYKYAWVQLEACTALLRAYQVLQDRSLLRQWQRVNDYLWQHFPDPSPEGEWVGVVSRHGEPLLPLKAASDKNAFAPIRNLLTSSELLANIGV, from the coding sequence ATGAATTTGCTTTTATACGCCCAACAATACCGCGAAGACCTTCTGCAACGAATCGTTCCTTTTTGGCTCGACTTCGCCATCGACCGCGTCAATGGCGGGTATTTTTGCGTACTTTCCAACAAAGGAGAGGTCATTTCAACCGACAAGTGGATGGCTTGGCACGGGCAACAGGCGTGGGCTTTTGCGAAGTTGTACCAAACCGAACCTCGACCTGCTTTTCTGGACTACGCCCGCCAAGGGGCTGATTTTTTGCTTCAATACGCTACCGACGCCAAAGAAAACTGGTGGGAATCAGTAGATATTACAGGCCGAGGTGTGGCCGAGGTGAAAGACACCCAAGTGGAAGCTGCTGCCTGCGCCGCGTGGGGCATTTTGTACAACATTACCGAGGATGAAGTATATGCCGAAGCAGCCAAAAAATCGTTGACAAAAGCAGTTCGTAAGCGCGAAAAACGGCTTCAAAAATACATCGACGAGCCCATCAGCGGACGCCATTTAAAACAAATTGGTGAACTAAGCGCCCTTGCCCGTGCATTAATGGCCGCAAAAAACTGCCTTTCTGAAAAAGCGTTTCGCGAACGAGGAGAAGCCCTTTTAAGCGAACTGATGAAACATTTTTGGGAACCTCGCGCCGATATTTTATTAGAAAATGTGTTCCCAGAAGGCGGCTACTCCGATTGCTTGTTGGGGCGACGAATCCACGCAGGGCGGGTTTTTGAAGCCTTTAATTCTTTTTACGAACTGACTTACTCCCTCAACAAACGACAAATTCGCAGACAATTAGCACAGCACATCGCTTATTTGGCCGAAACTACTTGGGACGAAGCCTACGGCGGTTATTATCATTGGTTAGACGTTAAAAGCCTGCCCGCCACCGAACCCGACGCTTACTACAAATACGCTTGGGTGCAATTAGAAGCCTGCACGGCTCTGCTGCGGGCGTATCAAGTACTTCAAGACCGTTCGTTGTTGAGACAGTGGCAACGGGTAAATGATTATCTCTGGCAACATTTTCCTGACCCTTCTCCTGAAGGCGAATGGGTAGGCGTGGTGAGTCGGCACGGAGAGCCACTGCTGCCCCTTAAAGCGGCTTCTGACAAAAATGCCTTTGCCCCCATCAGAAACCTGCTTACTTCCTCCGAATTACTGGCAAATATTGGTGTCTAA
- a CDS encoding GNAT family N-acetyltransferase: protein MYFIESIRLRLIPLTTQQLQLHASDYLGLQKSLGLSPRPMKMEEEFQSEFDDALANYWLPETAANVANYQWFTNWLIVEKESNAVAGGIGVAGMPNDDGETEMGYGLDEDFRGKGIATEAVECLMKWVFKHPAAQALTAQTPVRLPLSQRVLVKAGFSQVKEENGIILWRKAKVS, encoded by the coding sequence ATGTATTTTATCGAATCTATTCGTTTGCGGTTAATTCCGCTTACTACCCAGCAGTTACAACTCCACGCTAGTGATTACTTAGGATTACAAAAATCGCTAGGTCTTTCTCCGCGCCCCATGAAAATGGAAGAAGAGTTTCAGTCAGAATTCGACGATGCTTTAGCCAATTACTGGCTACCCGAAACGGCGGCAAACGTGGCCAATTATCAGTGGTTTACCAATTGGCTGATTGTTGAAAAGGAAAGCAACGCGGTGGCGGGTGGAATTGGGGTGGCAGGAATGCCCAATGACGATGGTGAGACCGAAATGGGCTACGGTCTAGACGAAGATTTTCGGGGCAAAGGCATTGCGACCGAGGCGGTTGAGTGCTTGATGAAATGGGTGTTCAAGCATCCCGCAGCGCAGGCCCTCACTGCCCAAACGCCCGTTCGACTGCCGCTTTCTCAAAGGGTGTTGGTCAAGGCAGGTTTCTCCCAAGTAAAGGAAGAAAATGGCATCATTTTGTGGCGAAAAGCCAAAGTAAGCTAG
- a CDS encoding peptidylprolyl isomerase: protein MKIAANQVVALAYELSIMNDTDEWQMVETVGEDQPMYFIQGMSGLPESFEDKINGLAVGESFDFTLSPEEGYGDYDMEAVAELPIDIFKVDGEVQEDMLQVGNMIPMTNEDGHRLMGQVVEVNREFVLMDFNHPLAGRKMHFKGSVINIRPATAEELDHGHVHGDGGVEH, encoded by the coding sequence ATGAAAATAGCAGCTAATCAAGTCGTAGCGTTGGCCTACGAGCTTAGTATTATGAACGATACCGACGAGTGGCAGATGGTAGAAACCGTCGGTGAAGACCAACCTATGTACTTCATTCAAGGAATGAGTGGCTTGCCAGAAAGTTTTGAAGATAAAATTAATGGGCTTGCTGTAGGTGAGTCGTTTGATTTTACGCTTTCTCCCGAGGAAGGATACGGCGATTATGACATGGAAGCCGTTGCTGAACTTCCGATTGATATTTTCAAGGTGGACGGCGAGGTTCAAGAAGATATGCTTCAAGTAGGCAATATGATTCCAATGACCAACGAAGATGGACATCGTTTGATGGGTCAAGTGGTAGAAGTAAATCGTGAGTTTGTGTTGATGGATTTTAACCATCCATTGGCAGGCCGTAAGATGCACTTCAAAGGCTCAGTGATTAATATTCGTCCTGCTACTGCCGAAGAACTAGACCATGGTCACGTTCATGGTGACGGTGGGGTAGAACATTAA
- a CDS encoding agmatine/peptidylarginine deiminase, protein MSISSTPKEQGFFFPAEWHPHRATWLSFPHTEASWTYERQPKMLPAYLEFIKAISEGEKVCINAHNETVQQTIKLHLLGAGIDLNQIELPLHATNDSWCRDHGPGILINPETKKRLVVNWGYNAWGGKYPPFNNDDLIPVAIAHYLGLDYVTPGIIMEGGSVEFNGKGTLLTSRACLLNENRNPHLSQAQIEKYLCDYYGVEQILWVGDGIIGDDTDGHIDDTVRFVNEDTVVAIVEENKSDDNYEILQENIHELKQMRLLNGKQLNIVELPMPTPLYSEDLRLPASYANFYISNAAVIVPTFRCANDQKALDILSQCFTDRKVIGIDSTEIVWGLGSFHCLSQQEPLV, encoded by the coding sequence ATGTCAATTTCATCTACGCCCAAAGAACAGGGCTTTTTCTTTCCTGCCGAATGGCATCCACACCGCGCTACTTGGTTGAGTTTCCCTCACACCGAAGCCTCTTGGACGTACGAGCGTCAGCCTAAAATGCTTCCTGCTTATTTGGAATTTATCAAAGCTATTAGCGAGGGCGAAAAGGTGTGTATCAATGCGCACAACGAAACGGTTCAACAAACGATAAAACTTCACTTGCTGGGGGCAGGAATCGACCTCAATCAAATTGAGCTTCCGCTCCACGCCACCAACGACTCTTGGTGCCGCGATCATGGCCCAGGTATTTTGATTAATCCTGAAACCAAAAAACGTCTGGTGGTCAATTGGGGTTATAACGCCTGGGGAGGAAAATATCCACCGTTCAACAACGACGACCTGATTCCCGTAGCGATTGCTCATTATTTGGGCCTAGACTACGTGACACCTGGCATCATCATGGAAGGTGGCTCGGTAGAATTCAATGGAAAAGGAACGTTATTGACCAGCAGAGCTTGTTTGCTCAACGAAAACCGCAATCCGCACCTAAGCCAAGCACAAATTGAAAAATACTTGTGCGATTATTACGGCGTGGAACAAATTCTTTGGGTGGGCGATGGTATCATTGGCGATGATACCGACGGACACATCGACGACACCGTGCGCTTTGTCAATGAAGATACGGTGGTAGCGATTGTTGAAGAGAACAAATCGGACGACAACTACGAGATTTTACAAGAAAACATTCACGAGTTGAAGCAGATGCGTTTGCTCAATGGAAAACAACTTAACATCGTTGAGTTGCCCATGCCAACACCTTTGTACAGTGAAGATTTGCGTTTGCCTGCATCTTACGCCAATTTTTACATCAGCAATGCGGCAGTTATTGTACCCACATTCCGCTGCGCCAACGACCAAAAAGCATTGGATATTTTGAGTCAATGTTTCACCGACCGCAAGGTTATCGGCATCGACTCCACAGAAATAGTTTGGGGCCTCGGCAGTTTCCACTGTCTAAGTCAGCAAGAACCGTTGGTGTAG
- a CDS encoding dTDP-4-dehydrorhamnose 3,5-epimerase family protein, translating into MNTTQLIKSAQIDGVELHQVRLVSLDEHKDHRGSFTEIFQDHWGTVLKPVQWSAVKSEANVFRGMHFHVRHDEYFCLIEGHCLLGLRDLRPGSPTQHQSALFELFGEDPAALVFPVGMLHGWYFFTPSIHVQAVSEAYPDYGADDNWRCRWNDPELELNWGVENPILSDLAADAPSLQGLINGLTFKGYFS; encoded by the coding sequence ATGAATACTACTCAGCTTATAAAATCCGCACAAATAGATGGGGTTGAACTCCACCAAGTTCGCTTGGTGTCGTTAGACGAGCATAAAGACCATCGTGGGTCGTTTACCGAAATCTTTCAAGACCACTGGGGAACAGTTCTCAAGCCTGTACAGTGGAGCGCCGTAAAATCGGAAGCCAACGTCTTTCGGGGAATGCACTTTCACGTCCGCCACGACGAGTACTTTTGTCTTATCGAAGGACACTGTTTATTAGGACTCCGCGACTTGCGGCCTGGTTCTCCTACCCAGCACCAATCTGCCTTGTTTGAATTGTTTGGGGAAGATCCCGCCGCGCTTGTATTCCCCGTTGGGATGCTACATGGATGGTATTTCTTTACGCCGTCTATTCACGTACAGGCGGTTTCGGAAGCCTATCCCGACTACGGCGCGGATGACAACTGGCGCTGCCGCTGGAACGACCCCGAACTTGAACTCAACTGGGGCGTTGAAAACCCGATTTTGAGTGATTTAGCTGCCGACGCACCATCATTACAGGGGCTTATCAATGGCTTGACATTTAAAGGGTATTTCTCTTAG